In Ruminococcaceae bacterium BL-4, one DNA window encodes the following:
- the dapB gene encoding 4-hydroxy-tetrahydrodipicolinate reductase, which translates to METKILISGCNGHMGKVVAQELENRKNAQVVAGIDLTSAPCKFPVYSNPINVAEKVDVIIDFSNPAALSSLLTYAKAQKIPVVFCTTGYSEEQEKEIKKASEEIPIFRSGNMSIGINLLIELAKKAAKILGTDFDVEIIEKHHNQKLDAPSGTALMIADGISSVRDETHYVFDRHSQRKKREKSEIGISSIRGGTIIGEHEVMFAGHHEVITLTHSAQSREIFAIGAINAACFLAGKPAGFYQMSDLLKEGGQF; encoded by the coding sequence ATGGAAACGAAAATTCTGATCAGTGGATGTAATGGTCACATGGGAAAAGTAGTTGCTCAGGAGTTGGAAAATCGAAAAAATGCTCAAGTGGTCGCAGGGATTGATTTAACTTCTGCCCCCTGCAAATTCCCAGTTTATTCGAATCCAATTAACGTAGCGGAAAAAGTGGATGTTATCATTGACTTTTCTAATCCTGCAGCACTCTCTTCCCTACTAACCTATGCAAAAGCCCAAAAGATTCCGGTCGTTTTCTGTACAACCGGATACAGTGAGGAACAGGAAAAAGAAATCAAAAAAGCTTCTGAGGAAATTCCTATTTTTCGGTCTGGAAACATGTCGATTGGAATTAATCTGCTGATTGAGCTCGCAAAAAAAGCTGCAAAAATTCTCGGGACTGATTTTGATGTTGAAATCATCGAAAAACATCACAACCAAAAATTAGATGCTCCCAGCGGAACAGCATTAATGATTGCTGATGGTATTTCTTCTGTTCGGGATGAGACTCATTATGTTTTTGATCGCCACTCTCAGAGAAAAAAACGTGAAAAAAGTGAGATCGGAATTTCATCCATTCGTGGCGGAACTATCATTGGAGAACATGAAGTAATGTTTGCCGGTCATCACGAAGTGATTACATTAACCCACTCCGCTCAATCGAGAGAGATTTTTGCAATCGGTGCAATTAACGCTGCTTGCTTCCTTGCGGGAAAACCAGCTGGATTTTATCAGATGTCTGATCTTTTAAAAGAAGGAGGGCAATTTTAA
- a CDS encoding ACT domain-containing protein — MRENESISTTSEITLVTLLNCPVDPDFIAKVFEKIADLGVNVDMISFSPNQGGSTAISFTIMDEDLGKILKFTSALREKAQIKPIISSNNCKINIYDENMVNTPGMAAKIFAAFSSINTDFRIVTTSDVDISVLVTEADYNDTLKAIQSAVQKN; from the coding sequence ATGCGTGAAAACGAATCGATCTCTACTACTAGCGAGATTACTCTTGTGACTTTGCTTAACTGTCCAGTTGACCCTGATTTTATTGCGAAGGTTTTTGAAAAGATCGCAGATTTAGGCGTAAATGTAGATATGATTTCTTTTTCGCCGAATCAAGGGGGATCTACTGCAATTTCCTTTACCATCATGGATGAAGATCTCGGAAAAATTTTAAAATTCACTTCTGCTTTACGAGAGAAAGCACAAATTAAGCCTATTATCAGCAGCAATAACTGCAAGATCAATATTTACGACGAAAATATGGTGAATACTCCGGGCATGGCCGCAAAAATCTTTGCAGCATTTTCTTCGATTAATACCGATTTTCGAATCGTTACAACTTCCGACGTAGATATTTCGGTTCTTGTAACAGAGGCAGATTATAATGATACACTGAAAGCAATTCAAAGTGCTGTTCAAAAAAATTAA